The Zalophus californianus isolate mZalCal1 chromosome 6, mZalCal1.pri.v2, whole genome shotgun sequence DNA window TCAAGGGAAGGAACTTGATGCTTCGAAAGTGCTTTTCACAGCCGGCTTGTGTCTGCTCCAGAACTGATTTATAAACAGAATCTGCGCTTGCTTCGCCTCTCCCTCCTCCGacagcccgggggggggggggggaggggcggcgctGGAGGCGCGGACGCGGCTGTGCCTGGCAGGACTGGGTTTATTTATTGCATCTGGCCGGGAGCCGGAGCGGCCCGGGGACTGCGCAAGTTCCCTCTGGCCCGAGCCCTTCCCCtcgtctccccacccccacggccAGCTCCATCCTTGGGGGGTCTGCCTTCCCAAAGCCCCGCACCGGACTCTGGACGGAGCCCGCCGGCGCTTTAGGGGTGGAGGCGGCCAGGGCGCCCCGCAGGCCCGCGTCCTGCCCCACCCCGCATTGACCCAGGGGGAAGGAGTCGGTGGGGAAGGGGGTCGCCACCTGTGCCCTAGGGGCGGAAAAGGCGGGGAGCTGCGGATCTTAAACTCCTCTGGAGACCAGCGGCTCTGAAGCCCCCTTCCTCCAGGGGCTATCCTTTCTCCCCAGGGATTCCTCTGTCCTCGGCTCCAGACCACCTTTTACTCCTTTTACTCCGAGGCCCCAGTAGGCCTTCCCGTTTAGAATAAATTAAGGAATCTCCAGCTTCCACTCGATctcagggagaggggaagaaaggttTGACAGAACAGGTCCCTGGGAGGGGCCACAGCCCTCAGCCAGGGGATGGGCACAGGGCTGGGTCCAGATCTGTCACAGTGCCCGGGCCACCCATCTACAGAGTCCGAATGGCCACGGGGTAAAGCAGGGACATGTGCTCGGCCCCCTTAATGGGCAGCTTGCGGCTGGCGTAGTGGTGCACGATTTCAGGGACGCTGCTGAAGGGTGGGCTGTTCTGGCCCAGCACGTACTTGTGTTCCTTGGTCCGGGACAGCTTCATGTGCATGAAGCCCTGACTGCtcctgggaagaggagaggagaccCTGGTGAGTAGGGGCCCTCTCCGgtcgccctcccctcccccacccctgcagcaaATGTGGTTGTTCCGAGCCAGCTGTTGTGGAGGTGAGGAGGGAAGGTGGAGGTCAGTCCAGAAaacagggaggaggcagaggggatTTTGTGAATGGGTAACAGTAGGCATTGGCTTTGTGGTGAGGGCACTAGGCATGCCAAGAATGTGTGTGTAGTGAGTGTAGAGGGCGTGTGCAGGTGGAAACTGGAGCGACCACTCTCCCTGCCCCAAACTCTCGGACCCAGGCACCAGCGCCCTCCAGCCTGTATGGCCAAGGCTGGTCTACCCTCCCCATCTCTGAGCTGTGGGGGACGACACCTGTGGGGGGCTCCTAGTGACTGATGTGGAGACACAAACATCCTTGGCAGGACAGTGTGTGGACAGATGTGACAACCAAGTGAATCTTGGTTGAGGCTCTCTCTTGCAGAAACCAGGGGAGGGGGCGAGCTAGCTAGCTGCTCTGGAGGTCCCTCCCAAATCGGGAAGGCTCCACTGTCTTGTCCCGGGGATATCCCTTTACCCTCCTGCTAACTGGGCCTTGGGCCAAGCCCCCAGCTCCTCTATCCCTTCAGCCCGGGATGACATCATCGATGAGGCTATAACTCCATTCCCTCCCTCGGAGAGGAAAGGCTCCActgcctctcccagctccctGACACAATCCAGGAAATTGACATTAGTGCCCGGCCCTGCCCACAGACAAGGACCCTGCTGCTCAGAGCTCTGGCTAGCTCCCAGCTGCCCTGGCACCCTGtcttagagagaaagcatgggggtggggccagAGCAAGAACGGCACCTGCCCAAGCTACCACAGGCCCCGTCCACAGGCAAGGAGGAAGCAGTGCATGGGGGAGCCCTGAAGCCTGAATACTTGTCTCTCCAGGCCAGAGCCTACGTGGAGACAAGTGAGGGCTCAGAAACTAGTATAGGAGGTAGGACTGGTGAGGGGGGGCCCTCAAAAGAGGTGAGGCTGGCAAACCttatttccctcccctgcctgggtACAAAGAAGGCTCTGACTGGACCCATTTCACTGGGCCCACAAGTGGAGATGGAGAGTGGATGACTGAAGAGAGGAAAGTGATGACAGGAAAAAACAGTCCTTTATCACCCACCCTCCCAATTTCTTCTCCCTGCGCCAGGATCCAGTGCCCTAAAGCCTGCTGCGGGCCCCAGGCTGGGTGTATGTGTgtagggcgggggggggggggggggggggcggcacgGGCATCCTTCTTCTGGAGGCCTGAGATAACAGCTGAGGCTGACAGTGACGACAcaggccctggggaagggagCTATGGGCCCGAGGAAAATGTGCAGTCCCTGGGGGCGGGAGAGAAGGGAGGCAGTGAGcagtctccccgcccccccgtcTGCCCTATGCCATGGCCCAGGCCCAAAGCTGTGGGCAGCAGCTTGGCCCTTGCTTTCCCTCACCCTCTCACAGTTTGGGGACAACCCCTACCCACAGTCCACTTGGGATGATCACCTCTCCACAAAACTGCATTATATCTTCTCCTTGAGGGACAGATTTGGCCAAAAAGGGCAATAAAGTGGCAACAAGCCTCCATCTGGATAACTGACCTCCCGGGATAAAGTCCCAAGCTGAGTCCTTGCCCAACCCTCAGGAGCCTGGGTGGGACTAGCTGGGCCGCAGGGCCAGAGCTGACATGGCTTTGGGAGGAAGCTGTTTAATTACCAGTGAAAGCCCTTCCATTACAGAGAACAGAGAAACCATAATTGTATTTCAGAGAATCCATTTATATGCAAACGAGGCTCTGGCAGACAGATGCTGGTGGGGCCAGATCAGCCAGGGCTGAAGCAGCATCCAGGCCTGCCTCCCCTCTTACTCCCCAGGCTAAGGCGGAGCCCTGCCCTGCTCGGTTTAGGGAGCCAGACCCTTGCTATCTAACCCAGCCTTGGACTGTTCCAGACTTGAGGACGGGTGGAGCTATGCAATGGAATAGTGCTGTTCTTGTAGTCAGACTGAACTGAGCTGGGTCCAAATGCTGCTTTTGGCACTTTACTACCtggtggccttgagcaagtcacatacctctttgtatttctttctggcTATAAAAAAGAGATTCATCTTGCAGGTTGGTAGTTGGTTTGGAGAGGGTATATACgctgcttggcacatagtagatgctctaTGACTCTTAACTATTAAAGCAATACACATCCTAGTGTTATATCAGATTTTTGACAGATGAACTTTTCCTAAATGCTCCTTTGATTTTATGATAATTTGCAGAGTATGAGAGCTGCAAGAAACCTAAGAGGTACCCATTGATGCATTTTGCAATGGGAGAGACCAAGGCCAGAGAGGTTACATGATTTGCCTACGATCACATAGCTAGTTTTATTAAGCCCAAGAATAAAATTCAAGTTATTTGACTATAGACTGGCATCTTCCCATTATCTTTTAGTTGAAGTTGAATAATTATCCTCAAATGGATCTGTTTAATAGTCCCAAATTTCTGTATATTGCATTTGTTTGAAGTGGGGATATACCTGTATTCTAATATCCCTGGGAAATGTGGTAGGAGGTAGTACAGATGTCCCAGTAGTGATGGGGGGATGTGAATGGACACACCATCTGACAGGCTGCCATGTGGGGTGCAGGCTCTACCAGGCAGAACTCCTGGGTCCCGAGGGGAGGGCTGGCCATTCTACCAGGATGGCCTCGGAGGCCAGTGCTCGTTCTGTGTATATCTGCTCCCTAGGAGGAAGGTTGAAGGGAAGGGAGGgtcctgcctccccctcctcttcctggatCCTTTAAAATGCAGTTATCAGCCACTAGTACCCAGACCTCCTGCCCACTTCTTTCTTCAGAGTGAACAACAGCTTCGTGTCCactgccccaccctccccccaggacCCAGCCTCTGCAGGCAAAGTTCCCATCTCTTTGCCTGTGCTTGAAGAACATTTGGACTTCCATTAATAAAGATGATGGCGATAATTTATTTAGCACTTAGCACCATGTTAAGTGCCTcccatatattatttcatttgatccttccctataaggtagatattattattcccccattttataagtaagaaaactgaggcccagagaggttaagggggccccaggccacacagctagtaagtgacagaaacTTTCTGAGATGGACACTGTAGCTTGACTGTTTCCTCTAATGGACTCTGAGCCCCTTGCGATCTAGGGCTGAGCCTCAGACCGCTCCgaatccccagggcctggcccagagtcAGCAAATGTTCATGGGGATGGAGTTCTCCCCAGCTTGGCTGGGCACGGGGAGAATGTTGGAGTCTCCTCCTGTCCTGCTGGTTGTCTTCCCAGGGATTCTCCTTGGTGCCATGGTGACAAGCTAATCCTGCCTAACGCTGGTAGTTGGCCCACCCCTACTCacttgagggacagagagaaatcaTTCTTGCTGGTCTCACTGTTGCGCACCAGGTAGCTGGCCTCTTTGCACAGTCGGAGCAGGTTCTCGGCATCTGTTCGACTGATGGCCCCATGGTACCAGCTGAGgacaagagagaggaaggggggcaTCTCTGCTGGGTCCCTCGCCGTCCTGGCCCACCCATTCTGGGTGTCCCCTGCAGGCAAGCCagtggcaggaggggaagggaggaggggagagagtcCCCAGCTGGACACAGACACTCACACCTGGTTTTCCAGAGGCAGTGCTGGGTCTGTCCACTCCCCAAGGGGgctgctgggctccatgcttagggGCTTGGCTGACTTGGGGTTCCCTGCAGAGAGTCGGGGAGGTAGCCGCCCCTTCTCCTCCCGGCCGGGTGACAGGCAGCTCTTCTCAGATCCTTCAAACTGGGCTGTGGGGAATATACCAGTCATAGACTCTGAGGACCTTAGAGATAGAGCCCTGTAGAATAACTGGGGCCCCACCCCCATTTTCTGCCAGAAGGGGTCAAAGGAATGTTCTGGAAGTGTGGGACATGCCCCTGGGCTTGACTGGCTCAGGGGACAGAATCCTGGGTCCACTCCCTCgttgggggtggggctcagcCCTCCCATGCCACACTGTGCCTACCAGTCTCCACgctgtgggaggagaggggagaggagcaacATGAGAAACCACTTAAACTTCTCCCTCTGGAGCAGCGGCCTGCCTTCCCCTATGCCATTCCCCCTCGGGGTGGCTTCAGCGCTGATAATattgtttctttctcctcctcagaGTTCATTACCGTTCTCCATATCACCCTGCCAAGCCATTCTGTAGAAATGACTTATCGATTTGAGAACAATTATCCGATTCCCCTTGGTGCCATCCTGACAGGCTAATCCTGCCCAAAGCCGCCAGccggcccgcccctcccccgcccccagggttGCTGCCcacaggctccctgcccccaccccgagGAGCCCGGCTGAGGCGGCTCTGCCCTCCCAGACCAGGGCAGGCCTGACCACTGAGCCAgcacagggcagggaggaagccagTGGTCTACATGAGCGCAGGCACACGCGGGCAGGCGACGGAGACCCTCCTTCATCCTGTATTTACAAAATACCCCTCACACTCAGGCCCAAATGTACAAACATTCTGTACAAAACTGAACAGAGATGAAGCGTTCAGTGCTTCCTTTCTCATCTGGGCTTTTTCTCTCCTTGGAGCACTTTCAGGACCTTATTGTCTCTCAGTCACCAGATGCAAGGATCAGACCCTTCCCTTACTCGAAGGAGTCAGACACTTCCTATGCTAGCATCACCCCCACCTCAAGAGTTATCTGCATTGCCAAAGGACTGGGGCAGGCAAAATCCTATGCAAAGAAGTGAATTTAAAATAGTGGATTTTTGTGGCATGGTAGGAAAGACATTTGGAAAGGGACTCCTTTAGAAGACACCTTCCCCACACCtttgggaggaaggaggaatgtGTGCTttgtcccttctctcttccctccaggaCGAGGGGGATTCTTCCTGGGTTCTCCAAACCCTGCCCCACTTCAGCTCCTCCAACCCAAGCTGACAGGGCCTGAGGCGTGAGAGGACATGTCACCCTGGCCAGAAGCTCCCACAAGACCCACCGCTGCCGTCCTCCAGGCTGGGCTCGGGGAGGGGTGAGGCTGGACCGGAGATGTCCCTGTCCCCgtcaggcagggaggggctgctgtCCAGCTGTCCCACCGGCGGAGGCCAAGGTAGGTCTTTGATGACCTTAATGTCAACTGGAACCAGTAGCAGCAGGGAGAAGAGGCacagacagggacagagacagagagacagagagagggagaggttgagACACCAAAACCCAGAGCCAGGACACAGGACAGCCTAGAAAGGAGGATGGTCagagcagaggcaggggtggCTTCTGAGGGGGGAGCAGGACTCTCAGAGGGTTGGATGGAGCCACAGTGCCCacacccgggtggcttagtcaaaGGGTGGGAGGCACAGGTAGCAAATAGCAGGATGCACAGTCTTGCACTGCCAGCCACGTGGGCCCCCTTCATTTGAACCCTCATAAGCCTTCTGGGCCCAAAGGGaccaggagaggagggagggagagacaacAAGCTGCCCTTGCCTCCCAGCACCCACACCCAGGCTCCCACAGCCTCCTGGCACCCTCAGACTTGCCACCTTTTCCCCACGGCCTGGGAAGTCATGAGCAGCAAGACTGACAGCCCAGCTCCAGGCTGTCAGGAATACTCCGATGTGGGGGCAGATGTTTTATTGAAATTTACCCCCCACACCCTCAATCCTGAGCCTTGACAATTAAGACAGGGATGCCGCTGGCGGCTGCAGGACTGCTAACGAGGTTTCCTAATGACGAGCATAGATTTTCCCATTAAGCAATCCAAACAGTATTGATTCTCCAAGGAGACTTCTGGAGATAAACGGTTCATCCTCAATGGTGCATGCTTTACAGGAAACAAATTAGAAACCTGTGGTTTCCCAGTCTGGCTGCcagggtggggaggacagggcAGAGAGCTGAGTCCAGCTCCAGGAGGGGTGAGGGGGCCATGGGAGTCCGGGTGAAGTTGAATGGCATTTCCACCCTTTGTGTTCCACTGTATCAAGAATCCGGGGCTAAAGCAATCTCCAGGCTCTCCAGACTGGAACAGCACCCACTCAGACCACCAACACACACCTCCCCAGGCTGGACTCCAGGCCTGGGACAGGAGAAACCTAACCCTCATTCAACAAAGGGGATTTCTCACAACCTCACTCTCCCCCACCAGTTCCTGCTCGTCAGAAATCCCCCTGGGGCACAGGTGCCCCTGGTCTGGCACAGCctgctggggggggcggggcgcggtgCACAGCTCTCTGATTCAGGGCTGGGATCTCTAAAGGTTACACACGGCCGTTTTCATTGTCTGGGGGCTTAAATACCTTCCTTTGTTAAGTGTAAGTATTTAACATGTCGcaagttttatcattttgtttgggaatttctttattttaaaatatgccctgTCTCCCAAAAGACGGAAGTGGCCTAAGCCTCTTGGCCTCTGAGAGGTGGTGATGCAGGGGAGACCCTTCATCCTCTCGTGCCCGTTCCCTGACCCTGCACCCACCCTGCCCAATTCACCAATCTCTGGGATGCACTCAACTATGCTTCCCTTGAGCCCAGCTTCGGGGACTCCCCGAGCCCCTGGGGTCCACTCCTTCCACTCCCCTGGGCCCGGAGAGCTGTTTAGAGGCCCCAGCAGACCCACCCTCTCCGCCCAGGGCTTACCTGCAAAAGCTTTGGAAATCcgctccttcttccactcccagGGCTGGTCATACTCCTCAGGGGGCCTCTCGTCATCCTCTGGCAGCCGGGACTCCCGGGGCCAGGGGGCCCCCTCACCCTCTGGGgtggccccctcctcctctggtTCATAGGGTGTGTCATACAGAGGCAGGGGCTGAGCTGCTGTCTCCTTGGAACTCCGGATCTCTGCCAGGGCAAGGCAGGAGGGGAGGTGTGAGAGCAGCCCTGGCTGCCCAGCTCAGCTCCTCCGGCAGCGCCCTCAGCAACACACCAAGCCTCCTTCAGAGGAGATGCCACTGGCTTTGGGGGCCCAGTGGCCACACATCCGGGGTCCCTTGCCCTCAAAACACCTCTGGGGTTCCAAAAAGCAATGGAATCCAATGGAGGCAGGGGCATAAAAGCACCAGCgcgaaagacagaaaaaagatctTTAGATGGCCAGCAAGGACTTGGGAAATGAGGCTTACGCAttttggaaactgaggcagggtcCTCTCCTAATCCACCTCCTCTTGGCTACTTAGCTCCAATTTTTTTCCTTGCATCTCAAGTAATATCACttgacaaacagaaaatccttcTTTGTTGCTCAGATACTGCTGGTCACTCCCTCCGTGAAACTGTCCCCTCTGACAAGTCATGTTCATGGTCGTCCTCTCTGAACACCCCTATTTGGACTCTTTCCCTGGCCCCTCTCTCGGTCTCTGTTCCCCAGAACCAGGTCTGATTCGCCCTCACTCCTTGCCCAGTCTCATGGCACCCTATACACTTCCAGTTGCCATCAAGATCTTTCACTTGAACGTTTCAAACTTGCCACTTTCCCCAGAAGTTCTTCTAGTCTGTTCTGTGATTCTTTTTGGGATCGTTGACCCCAGTGAAAATCTAATAAAAGCTATGGAGCTACTCCCCAGAAAAAATGTGCCAATTTTCACATACAACTGCAGGTCATTTACGGACCTCCGAGGGGGACACACCCCTCTGGTCTAAATTCGGTAGTCACCCTCCcaccttctccctttctgtccaCTATACTGCTCTCCTCGGTCCTGGCCCTCCTTCATTCTCCAAATCCCATCTATTCACCACCAGTACCTGATGACTCTCAGCCTCGTCTCTCCGCATCTAGATTCCTCCACTCTACTGGCTCACGTTTCCATGAGCCCCATGGAAGAACACTCCTGACCGctctctgccccctcacccctctccgAAGGAGGGAGAGCAGCTTATCTGATCACCAGCGgatgctcgctctctttctcagctctgccttctggctctttctcctcctgccccccgtGAAGGGGCTTATAGCTGTGCTGCATGGCCCAAGCCTGAGTGGGCAAGTTTAATTCTGTGAAGTATTAAGCAGCCCATTGTGGAGACATAGCTAAGTAATGTTCTCCAATCTACTTTGTCAGTAATAAAGCTGACATAATCTTATCTTCATCTGTCTGTTTCCTTATTCTTACTTCTCAATGATCTCCACgctcaggaggggaagaaagcgGTGCTAATTATTGCTCCCTTAGAGCCTCAGTAATTTCCACAACTGCTAACTCATCTTTCTGATGCCCAGTTCTTCTGGTCTGTTCTGTACACCGAAGCCTCAGTAATCCCCTTAAAATGCCCTATTTGCCCTGTTTCTGTCTTGCTCAAGAATCTACATTGGTTTCCCTCCTCTTCGAGAGCAAGTCCAAATGCCTCATTCCAGCCTTCAAGGCCCTTCACTGCCCCTCGTGGCCTCTCTCATTTGGGCTCCTTGGTATGCCCAACACTAAAACTGTCTGCCCCTGAGCAAACCTTCCTTCCATCCTGCCTTGGGGCCTTGGCTTGGACTGACTCACCCCTGTCCTCCTCTCAGATCACCCCCATTTGTTCTCTTTCCCTGGATCCTCTCTTGacctctgctctgctccccagGACCAGGTCTTATTCATTGCTCTCTGCCCCCACTCCTTGACATTGCCATAAAGATGTTTCACTCTGGCATCACATCATCTCAAGGTCACCACCTTCCCTAAAGCTAGTGATTCTCTTTTTGGGTTCCATGACCCCCAGCCCACACCACTATCCTGCCCTCCTGACTATCCTAACTCTATCTGCCTGACCTTTGGTTGTGTGGCCTTCTCTACCACCTCACATATCAGGTACCACAAGTCATTGCTCTTTCTCCAAAATGTCTCTCTTGAAGGCAGTGGCCAAGGACCCAAGGTGGTCCATGGTGGACCCATGGTCTCCAAGGACCCAGTGAAGGGATCATGGAATCAGTCCTTAGTCTTGTGGGTCCCAGAGCCTGTTGTGCAAATACCAAGGCTTCAGAGAGCAATTCCCCTACCCC harbors:
- the SHF gene encoding SH2 domain-containing adapter protein F isoform X1, translated to MLLSGAPPAGSGPGQRAQGSAGSGPGGSRRGAGGAGAGPGGGGSGGVAKWLREHLGFRGGGGGGGGGKPAPPEPDYRPPAPSPAAPPAPPPDILAAYRLQRERDFEDPYSGGPSSSAAAPATAAVPGPTPPPRHGSPPHRLIRVETPGPPAPPPEERISGPPASSDRLAILEDYADPFDVQETGEGSAGALGAPEKVLENDGYMEPYEAQKMMAEIRSSKETAAQPLPLYDTPYEPEEEGATPEGEGAPWPRESRLPEDDERPPEEYDQPWEWKKERISKAFAVDIKVIKDLPWPPPVGQLDSSPSLPDGDRDISGPASPLPEPSLEDGSAQFEGSEKSCLSPGREEKGRLPPRLSAGNPKSAKPLSMEPSSPLGEWTDPALPLENQVWYHGAISRTDAENLLRLCKEASYLVRNSETSKNDFSLSLKSSQGFMHMKLSRTKEHKYVLGQNSPPFSSVPEIVHHYASRKLPIKGAEHMSLLYPVAIRTL
- the SHF gene encoding SH2 domain-containing adapter protein F isoform X2; translated protein: MLLSGAPPAGSGPGQRAQGSAGSGPGGSRRGAGGAGAGPGGGGSGGVAKWLREHLGFRGGGGGGGGGKPAPPEPDYRPPAPSPAAPPAPPPDILAAYRLQRERDFEDPYSGGPSSSAAAPATAAVPGPTPPPRHGSPPHRLIRVETPGPPAPPPEERISGPPASSDRLAILEDYADPFDVQETGEGSAGALGAPEKVLENDGYMEPYEAQKMMAEIRSSKETAAQPLPLYDTPYEPEEEGATPEGEGAPWPRESRLPEDDERPPEEYDQPWEWKKERISKAFAAQFEGSEKSCLSPGREEKGRLPPRLSAGNPKSAKPLSMEPSSPLGEWTDPALPLENQVWYHGAISRTDAENLLRLCKEASYLVRNSETSKNDFSLSLKSSQGFMHMKLSRTKEHKYVLGQNSPPFSSVPEIVHHYASRKLPIKGAEHMSLLYPVAIRTL